TTTGAAGCATCTACCAATATTTCATACTCTTTTTTTGAAAGTTCTTTTATTTTTTCAGTATTGATAATATCTTTCACTATCCTTATATTCTCACTTAAAGGCATTGCATCAAACATATTAATCTGCTTGAGTTTTTCTAAATCATGACCATATGCTGCAACAAACTTTGCAGTTTTGTTTTTTTCATTTACAAGGATTATACTTCCATAATTTGCTTCTGGAACAATTTGTATAGCAGTCTCAAGTACATATTTACAAAAACTTTCTAAATCCTGTCCAGGCACCATCTTAGACAACAAATCAATCATTTTGTAAAGACTCTCAGAAAAATTTTTATTTTCTTTATACAAAATTTTCAATTTTTTGTTTTTCTCCAAAAGTTCTTTAGTTGCTTTTTTCAATGCTTTTCTATGTAAATAAAGCAAAAAAGAAACAGTAAAAACTAAAATCAAACTTACAAAAACAACCATTTCTACCCAAATTGGTACCGTTTCATTACCAATTAACAAATATTTATCAAGTAATATATAATATATAGAACTATTATCGGATTTCCATTTTTTTAAATAAAAATCAATTTTATCTATTATTTCTTTATCAATATCTTTGGAAAATCCAAAACGAATCTCAACTGGATAAAAAATTATCGGTGTCTTGGACAAAGAATACGTCTCCCCCAAATATATTCTGCTAACTACTCCTGCGTATGCTTTCTTTTCACTTACCATCCTAAGCACTTCTTCATAAGATGCAACCTCTAGAAATTGTATATTTAACTTAAATCTTTCTGCAAGTTTTTTTATTCCTTCTTTTCCTACATAATAAATATCATCTTTTAAAACCGCTACAGTTTTATTATTCAAATCTAATATAGATTTCAACTTCTTATCATACGAATATATAAGTGCCCAATTAACAAAAACACTTTCATTGTTAAAACTAATCTCTCTCTCTCTTTCTTTTGAATACGCTAAATCCAAAAGTATATCTATTTTTCCTTGTTTTAATTTATTGTA
This genomic window from Thermosipho affectus contains:
- a CDS encoding HD domain-containing phosphohydrolase, whose translation is MRKKVVFLALIIFVFFSCVFSKELTVGLYNNKPLVYFGKEKPKGFFVDILNEIAKRENWTLNYVYNDNFSVLYNKLKQGKIDILLDLAYSKEREREISFNNESVFVNWALIYSYDKKLKSILDLNNKTVAVLKDDIYYVGKEGIKKLAERFKLNIQFLEVASYEEVLRMVSEKKAYAGVVSRIYLGETYSLSKTPIIFYPVEIRFGFSKDIDKEIIDKIDFYLKKWKSDNSSIYYILLDKYLLIGNETVPIWVEMVVFVSLILVFTVSFLLYLHRKALKKATKELLEKNKKLKILYKENKNFSESLYKMIDLLSKMVPGQDLESFCKYVLETAIQIVPEANYGSIILVNEKNKTAKFVAAYGHDLEKLKQINMFDAMPLSENIRIVKDIINTEKIKELSKKEYEILVDASKPMKETLVNEIQLTPYLWIRLLLDIDVNSKEAFSEQSRKLIKGLGNLVKAFWLEKMSTEEIKNAYMRFAEKLSTIAEAYDDVTGEHIYRVGKISGFIAEKLNLPMEKVKEIESFAPLHDIGKIFVSKKLIRKNGGLTYEEFEEMKKHTIYGAKLLDDPYFETAKKIALYHHEKYNGKGYPFGLKGDEIPIEAQIVAIADVYDALRSPRPYKRGYTHEEVVKIILEGDGRTSPDDFNPKILEIFKKYHLEIKKIYDDLSQGIAS